In Aquimarina spinulae, a single window of DNA contains:
- a CDS encoding ankyrin repeat domain-containing protein: MFWKNNLKLPITPEDKKWVEESITFLEENLAERELKIETILPTHPYFSKKFEGTLLDAKFVLNQVMQLMGIEDISIQLKLFNDGAVKMEDGRILTTPADINGRWKGAAGMYQNLNDVTTIFIATDQLNNLETLIATIAHELSHQLLLGEQWIKDNDEYLTDLLAIVCGFGIFIGNSKFNFSSQQIGIGSNWKMSKQGYLPEQVIAYAMAYLSIKRGESIDYAKFLNKTIAKYFKQSIKYLKKNGITDSVSNSVKEIKTSEEVIKTPIGLKEDFLEEIQQETPENAKEFKIDTIEGIEKISLVEACAQEDTPLVKHLLQIGVDVNTASKLGFSALNMAVIKNNVKLIHILLDAGADINLQNTNVFGLGETPIISAVKENNATVIKLLLDHGADPNTPNYFHKTPLMIAAQENALEAAKVLLEHKVPIEHGTHTGSYTETPLCIAVLYSHTEMVTLLIQNSAKIKPLRKLPRHEINPKMVKWLKQRKYL, translated from the coding sequence ATGTTTTGGAAAAATAACTTGAAATTGCCTATTACTCCAGAAGATAAAAAATGGGTAGAAGAAAGTATTACATTTCTTGAAGAAAATCTAGCAGAACGAGAGTTAAAAATAGAAACCATATTACCAACTCATCCTTATTTTAGTAAGAAGTTTGAAGGTACTCTATTAGATGCAAAGTTTGTATTGAATCAGGTTATGCAACTAATGGGGATAGAGGATATAAGTATTCAGTTGAAATTATTCAATGATGGGGCAGTAAAAATGGAAGATGGTAGAATTCTTACAACTCCAGCCGATATCAATGGGAGATGGAAAGGTGCGGCAGGGATGTATCAGAATTTAAATGATGTTACTACGATTTTTATAGCCACCGATCAGCTTAATAACTTAGAAACTCTAATTGCTACAATAGCTCACGAATTATCGCATCAACTGCTTTTAGGAGAACAATGGATTAAGGATAATGACGAGTATCTCACAGATCTTCTTGCCATAGTATGTGGTTTTGGAATTTTTATTGGAAACTCTAAATTTAATTTTTCTTCACAACAAATAGGAATTGGGAGCAACTGGAAAATGAGTAAACAAGGGTATTTACCAGAACAAGTTATTGCTTATGCGATGGCATATTTATCAATTAAACGAGGAGAATCTATTGACTATGCTAAATTTCTAAACAAAACTATAGCGAAATATTTCAAGCAAAGTATAAAGTATCTTAAAAAGAATGGCATAACAGATTCTGTTTCGAATTCTGTAAAAGAAATTAAGACTTCAGAAGAAGTTATAAAAACACCTATCGGGCTTAAAGAAGATTTTTTGGAAGAGATACAACAGGAAACACCCGAAAATGCTAAAGAATTCAAAATAGATACTATTGAGGGGATAGAGAAGATATCTTTGGTAGAGGCTTGTGCTCAAGAAGATACTCCATTAGTGAAGCATTTACTACAAATAGGAGTAGATGTAAATACTGCTTCTAAATTAGGGTTTTCTGCGTTGAATATGGCAGTCATTAAAAATAATGTCAAGTTAATACATATACTTCTTGATGCTGGTGCAGATATCAATCTTCAGAACACAAATGTGTTTGGTTTAGGTGAAACACCAATTATATCTGCGGTTAAAGAAAATAATGCAACTGTTATAAAATTATTATTAGATCATGGTGCAGACCCTAACACACCAAATTACTTTCATAAAACACCTTTGATGATAGCGGCACAAGAAAATGCTCTGGAAGCAGCAAAAGTATTACTAGAACATAAGGTACCGATTGAACATGGGACCCACACTGGTTCATATACAGAAACACCACTATGTATTGCTGTATTATATAGTCATACAGAGATGGTTACCCTTCTTATACAGAACAGCGCAAAGATCAAACCGCTTAGAAAATTACCAAGACATGAAATCAATCCTAAAATGGTAAAATGGTTAAAGCAGCGTAAATATTTATAA
- a CDS encoding MBL fold metallo-hydrolase, translating to MKPNLIFLILSILIISCKNEKVSIKSQSVLQNEFDQYITVLGIAQDGGFPHINNTSEYIAVQKGLANKELVTALGVIDKKNHKKFIFEATPDMPEQLAILDNEHLKNDAIIDGVFLTHAHIGHYTGLMHFGREAMGANKIPVYAMPRMQSFLETNGPWSQLVSLQNIAIKPTQADSTLTLTNAIQVIPFLVPHRDEYSETVGYKIIGNNKRALFIPDINKWSLWEKNIVDQVKQVDYAFIDATFFKNGEIPRPMSEVPHPFIEETIALFKNEPKEVKSKIIFIHFNHSNPVLQKKYEGRTALEEQGYHFANTKDVFPL from the coding sequence ATGAAACCAAATTTAATTTTTTTAATACTATCTATTCTAATTATTTCATGTAAAAATGAAAAAGTATCGATAAAAAGCCAATCTGTTCTACAAAATGAATTTGATCAATACATAACTGTATTAGGAATTGCGCAGGACGGAGGGTTTCCTCATATTAACAATACAAGCGAATATATAGCCGTTCAAAAAGGCCTGGCAAATAAAGAATTGGTTACTGCATTGGGGGTAATTGATAAGAAAAACCATAAAAAATTTATATTCGAGGCAACGCCAGATATGCCAGAACAATTAGCGATCTTAGATAATGAACATCTAAAAAATGATGCTATTATTGATGGAGTCTTTTTAACACATGCCCATATAGGACACTATACAGGATTGATGCATTTTGGCAGAGAAGCCATGGGAGCAAATAAAATACCTGTGTATGCAATGCCAAGAATGCAATCTTTTTTAGAAACTAACGGCCCTTGGTCGCAATTAGTCTCTTTGCAGAATATCGCTATTAAACCTACACAAGCAGATTCTACACTTACCTTAACAAACGCTATACAAGTCATTCCTTTTTTGGTGCCTCATAGGGATGAATATTCTGAAACAGTAGGATATAAAATTATCGGAAATAATAAAAGAGCATTATTTATCCCGGATATTAATAAGTGGTCTCTTTGGGAGAAAAATATTGTTGATCAGGTTAAACAAGTGGATTATGCTTTTATTGATGCCACTTTCTTTAAAAACGGAGAAATCCCAAGGCCAATGTCTGAGGTGCCACACCCTTTTATCGAAGAAACCATTGCTTTATTTAAAAATGAACCAAAAGAAGTGAAATCAAAAATAATATTCATTCATTTTAATCATTCGAATCCCGTACTTCAAAAAAAATATGAAGGAAGAACAGCTCTAGAAGAACAAGGGTATCATTTTGCAAATACCAAGGATGTTTTTCCGCTATAA
- a CDS encoding DUF4197 domain-containing protein, with the protein MKQIFIILAIFLLSSCAELQQVVNNLPQTTGGFGLSNIDISNGLREALDNGIDKQVTKLTQKDGFYRNQLVKILLPQELRKVDKTLRDIGLSKLADEGLKAINRAAEDAVKEATPIFVGAVKQITFNDAKQILLGNNRAATQYLESKTRNQLYQKFNPVINKSFSKVGADKIWSNIITKYNAIPLTNNVNPDLTDYVTGEALKGVYAMIAVEEQEIRTKLSSRTTDLLRRVFALQDR; encoded by the coding sequence ATGAAACAAATTTTTATTATACTCGCTATCTTTTTATTATCAAGTTGTGCAGAATTACAACAAGTTGTAAATAACCTTCCGCAAACTACCGGAGGTTTTGGATTAAGCAATATTGATATCTCTAATGGATTAAGAGAAGCTTTAGATAATGGTATTGATAAGCAAGTCACAAAACTTACTCAAAAAGATGGTTTTTATAGAAATCAACTTGTTAAAATTCTTCTTCCGCAAGAGTTACGAAAAGTAGATAAGACGTTAAGAGATATTGGATTAAGCAAACTTGCAGACGAAGGGTTAAAAGCAATTAATCGTGCTGCAGAAGATGCTGTAAAAGAAGCAACACCTATATTCGTGGGTGCTGTAAAACAAATAACGTTTAATGATGCCAAACAAATACTATTAGGTAATAACAGGGCAGCTACTCAATATCTTGAGAGTAAGACTCGTAATCAACTATATCAAAAGTTTAATCCTGTAATCAATAAATCGTTTTCTAAGGTTGGCGCAGACAAAATTTGGTCTAATATCATCACAAAATACAATGCTATACCTCTTACAAACAATGTTAACCCAGACCTCACCGATTATGTAACGGGCGAAGCTCTTAAAGGGGTATATGCTATGATTGCAGTAGAAGAACAAGAAATCAGAACTAAGCTTAGCTCCAGAACAACTGATTTATTGCGACGGGTATTTGCTCTACAAGATCGATAA
- a CDS encoding Lacal_2735 family protein, giving the protein MFAWLKNKTELQKLQYTYCKLIKSAYKLALTDQEKSDQLHQKADKILIQIKEIEGQSS; this is encoded by the coding sequence ATGTTTGCCTGGTTAAAGAACAAAACTGAATTGCAAAAACTACAGTATACCTACTGTAAATTAATAAAAAGCGCTTATAAATTAGCACTTACTGACCAAGAAAAAAGCGATCAACTTCATCAAAAAGCTGATAAAATCTTAATTCAAATAAAAGAAATTGAAGGGCAATCTTCCTGA
- a CDS encoding ABC transporter substrate-binding protein translates to MICTDQLGRRIEFLKYPKRIISLVPSQTELLVSLGVSDHIVGITKFCVHPKTIRNQKAIVGGTKKVNYEKIKKLNPDIILCNKEENTREIVEYLEKEYPVHVSDIFSISEAIEMIKQYGDIFNKKVEATTLISKIRLEKESFDNFVSGMPQKRVAYFIWKDPWMVTGKNTFVDHLLKVNGFVNVFGGKDRYPEVSKEELSTIQDLDLIMLSSEPYPFSEKHIDELKNTTAAKIILVDGEYFSWYGSRLAEAFTYFRTLHEV, encoded by the coding sequence ATGATATGTACAGATCAATTAGGGAGGAGAATTGAATTTCTAAAATATCCAAAGCGTATTATTTCTTTAGTGCCTTCGCAAACCGAGTTATTAGTTTCGTTAGGAGTATCAGATCATATTGTGGGGATTACTAAATTCTGCGTTCACCCAAAAACGATAAGAAATCAAAAAGCTATTGTAGGAGGGACTAAGAAAGTCAATTACGAAAAAATTAAAAAGCTAAATCCTGATATTATTCTTTGTAATAAAGAAGAGAATACAAGAGAAATAGTAGAATATCTTGAAAAAGAATATCCTGTACATGTTTCAGATATTTTTTCTATATCGGAAGCTATAGAAATGATTAAGCAATATGGAGATATTTTTAACAAAAAAGTGGAAGCAACTACATTAATATCTAAAATAAGATTAGAAAAAGAGTCTTTTGACAATTTTGTGTCTGGGATGCCCCAAAAACGAGTTGCCTATTTTATCTGGAAAGATCCATGGATGGTGACCGGTAAAAACACATTTGTAGATCATCTGCTAAAAGTAAATGGTTTCGTAAATGTTTTTGGGGGTAAAGATCGTTACCCAGAAGTGTCAAAAGAAGAACTTAGCACAATACAAGATTTAGACTTGATCATGTTATCCTCAGAGCCATATCCTTTTTCAGAAAAGCATATCGATGAATTGAAAAATACAACCGCTGCAAAGATTATTTTGGTTGATGGAGAGTATTTCTCATGGTATGGGTCTCGACTTGCAGAAGCTTTTACGTATTTTAGAACACTTCATGAAGTATAG
- the pyrF gene encoding orotidine-5'-phosphate decarboxylase — protein MTTQELVAQIHAKQSFLCIGLDVDLNKIPKHLLNEEDPIFEFNKAIIDATHHLAVAYKPNTAFYEAYGIKGWKSLEKTITYLNANYPEVFTIADAKRGDIGNTSTMYAKAFFEDLEFDSVTVAPYMGKDSVEPFLAFENKHTILLALTSNQGAFDFQTKNVEGKELYKQVLEVSKSYKNSENLMYVVGATKAEFIGEIRKIIPDSFLLVPGVGAQGGNLQEVCTYGLNDQIGLLINSSRGIIYASDGTDYAKAAAEKAVELQKQMENILK, from the coding sequence ATGACAACTCAGGAACTGGTTGCTCAAATACATGCAAAACAATCATTTTTATGTATAGGATTAGATGTGGATTTAAATAAAATCCCTAAGCATCTATTAAATGAAGAAGATCCTATTTTTGAGTTTAATAAAGCCATTATAGACGCAACGCACCATCTTGCTGTTGCCTATAAACCTAATACTGCTTTTTATGAAGCATACGGTATTAAAGGGTGGAAATCTCTCGAAAAAACGATTACCTATCTAAATGCAAATTATCCTGAGGTTTTTACGATTGCAGATGCCAAACGGGGAGATATTGGTAATACAAGTACAATGTATGCCAAAGCTTTTTTTGAAGACTTAGAATTTGATTCTGTAACCGTAGCCCCCTATATGGGTAAAGATTCTGTAGAACCTTTTTTAGCTTTCGAAAATAAACACACGATTTTACTGGCATTGACATCTAATCAGGGCGCTTTTGATTTTCAAACAAAAAATGTAGAGGGAAAAGAATTGTATAAGCAGGTATTAGAAGTTTCTAAATCATATAAAAACTCTGAAAACTTAATGTATGTAGTTGGTGCAACCAAAGCCGAGTTTATTGGAGAAATTAGAAAAATTATACCAGATAGTTTTCTTTTGGTTCCCGGTGTAGGCGCACAAGGCGGAAATTTACAAGAAGTATGTACATACGGATTGAATGATCAGATAGGACTGTTAATCAACTCTTCTAGAGGTATTATATATGCTTCAGATGGAACTGATTATGCCAAAGCAGCAGCAGAAAAAGCAGTTGAGCTTCAAAAACAAATGGAAAATATCCTGAAATAA
- a CDS encoding NAD(P)-dependent oxidoreductase, which produces MTKFGVIKERKNPPDRRVVFSPNGLKSVVTKFPQASFIVEPSSVRVFDDSEYEKAGFTVSDDLSDCDVLLGVKEVPIAALLPNKKYFFFSHTIKKQSYNRDLLKAILEKNIELYDHEVIVGQNGFRLIGFGKYAGIVGAYNGFRAWGLKFDTFTLPKAETLNDQKALESELSKIELPNIKIVLTGNGKVGGGAKEIIDAMNIREVAIDEYLNATFDEPVYVQIDVLDYNKRKDGRIIDKGDFYTNPQEYEGDFMRFAEVSDMYIAGHFFGDGAPYIFTREDAKSESFNIKLVADISCDIDGPVASTIRSSTIADPIYGYNPQTETEIDATDPNAIGVMAVDNLPCELPKDASTGFGDMFLEYVIPAFFNDDKDGILERARMTKDGKLTERYSYLQDYVEGKE; this is translated from the coding sequence ATGACTAAGTTCGGTGTCATTAAAGAGCGAAAAAACCCGCCAGATCGTCGTGTCGTTTTTTCGCCAAATGGCCTAAAATCAGTAGTGACCAAATTTCCTCAAGCCTCTTTTATTGTAGAACCTTCTAGTGTTAGAGTTTTTGATGACTCTGAGTATGAAAAAGCAGGTTTTACCGTTTCTGATGATCTGTCAGATTGTGATGTACTGCTTGGTGTAAAAGAAGTGCCTATTGCCGCTTTATTACCCAATAAAAAATATTTTTTCTTTTCACATACGATCAAAAAGCAATCGTATAACAGGGATTTACTAAAGGCAATTCTCGAAAAGAATATAGAGCTATATGACCATGAAGTTATTGTAGGACAAAATGGTTTTAGGTTAATAGGATTTGGAAAATACGCTGGGATCGTTGGTGCATATAATGGATTTAGAGCCTGGGGACTTAAGTTTGATACTTTTACCTTACCAAAGGCCGAAACACTGAACGATCAAAAAGCATTAGAGTCTGAATTATCGAAAATTGAGCTACCTAATATAAAGATTGTACTTACCGGAAACGGAAAAGTAGGAGGTGGAGCCAAAGAGATTATCGATGCTATGAATATCAGAGAAGTTGCTATAGACGAATACCTGAATGCTACGTTTGATGAACCTGTTTATGTTCAAATTGATGTGTTGGATTATAATAAACGCAAAGACGGGCGTATTATAGACAAGGGTGATTTTTATACCAACCCACAAGAATATGAAGGAGATTTCATGCGATTTGCAGAAGTAAGTGATATGTATATTGCAGGTCACTTCTTTGGAGACGGAGCACCTTATATTTTTACCAGGGAAGATGCAAAATCCGAAAGTTTTAATATCAAATTGGTAGCAGATATTTCATGTGATATCGATGGGCCGGTTGCCTCTACAATTAGATCTTCTACAATTGCAGATCCGATATATGGCTATAACCCACAAACCGAAACCGAAATCGATGCTACAGATCCAAATGCAATCGGGGTCATGGCTGTTGATAATTTGCCATGCGAATTACCAAAAGATGCCAGTACAGGATTTGGAGACATGTTTTTAGAATATGTAATCCCTGCATTTTTTAATGATGATAAAGATGGTATTCTCGAAAGAGCAAGAATGACCAAAGACGGAAAGTTAACTGAAAGATATAGTTATCTTCAGGATTATGTAGAGGGTAAAGAATAA
- a CDS encoding DsbA family oxidoreductase yields the protein MKISIWSDIRCPFCYIGKKKFETALERFAHKDNVIVEWKSFELDPDLKTQPHIGTIDYYADVKGMGRQNAEQLFGNATQMAKEVGLDFHIENAVTANSLNAHRLIHFAKTKGCAEAMGEALLSAYLVEGKNIDDITYLADLAGSIGMDKEETATMLASDEYTYNVRQDQMEAKNIGVNGVPFFVLNNKYGISGAQSPEAFLQVIEKAWSEYEKENPALEITKGDACDLDGNCN from the coding sequence ATGAAAATTAGTATTTGGTCGGATATTAGATGTCCTTTTTGTTATATCGGAAAAAAGAAATTCGAAACAGCATTGGAGCGTTTTGCTCATAAAGATAATGTAATAGTAGAATGGAAAAGCTTTGAGTTAGATCCAGATTTAAAAACACAGCCTCATATAGGTACTATAGATTATTATGCAGATGTAAAGGGAATGGGGAGACAAAATGCAGAGCAACTATTTGGTAATGCAACTCAAATGGCAAAAGAAGTGGGGTTAGATTTTCATATAGAAAATGCGGTAACTGCAAATTCTCTTAATGCACATAGATTGATTCATTTTGCAAAAACCAAAGGTTGTGCAGAAGCTATGGGCGAGGCCTTATTGAGTGCATATTTGGTAGAAGGTAAAAATATAGACGATATAACATACCTGGCAGATTTGGCAGGTTCTATAGGAATGGATAAAGAAGAGACAGCGACAATGTTGGCTTCTGACGAATATACATACAATGTAAGACAAGATCAGATGGAGGCTAAGAATATTGGCGTAAACGGAGTGCCATTTTTTGTTTTGAATAATAAATATGGAATTTCTGGGGCTCAATCTCCAGAAGCATTTTTACAAGTAATAGAAAAAGCATGGAGTGAGTATGAAAAAGAAAACCCAGCTTTAGAAATTACAAAAGGAGATGCGTGTGATTTGGATGGTAATTGTAACTAA
- a CDS encoding glycosyltransferase yields the protein MKQSTSCESSETITPINTPLTLLEKFISKISSPLILIATFLLIFGGASLFYFLQPYFEKVYLERMNTVWGTPLMITGIVLLTLKISFLMYILFLYLRYKVIKPVSYNKLPSCTVIVPAYNEGELVYKTLLSLAESDYPKEKLQLISIDDGSQDNTWQWMQKAKEVLGDRVSIYQQPKNKGKRHALYRGFNLATGEVFITVDSDSIVKKDTLRLMASPFVVNKECGAVAGNVRVLNKEKAVIPRMLNVSFAFSFEFIRSAQSRLGSVLCTPGALSAYRREAVFNCLQDWINQTFMGEVSKIGEDRAMTNMILKQGYKVFFQREAYVYTNTPERYKNLSKMFIRWERSNIRENIAMSKFAFTNFRKESKIGTRVLLLNQWLKMIAAYPATLLMLFFICTYPLLFLSSTLVSILVFSSIQALFYAKKHTISESFWAYPYSIFYAFTLFWITPYAIATAGRSGWLTRDLNEEELKKQQVVTVTLSN from the coding sequence ATGAAGCAATCAACATCTTGCGAATCTTCGGAGACAATAACACCTATAAACACCCCCCTTACTCTTCTAGAAAAATTTATCTCAAAAATATCATCACCTCTCATTCTAATAGCAACATTTCTATTAATATTTGGAGGAGCATCTTTATTTTATTTCTTACAACCTTATTTTGAAAAAGTGTATTTAGAAAGAATGAATACCGTCTGGGGAACTCCCTTAATGATCACTGGTATCGTGCTACTTACTCTTAAAATTAGTTTTTTAATGTATATACTGTTTTTATACCTACGTTATAAAGTCATTAAACCAGTATCATATAACAAATTACCTTCTTGTACAGTCATCGTACCAGCTTATAATGAAGGAGAATTGGTTTATAAAACCTTACTTAGTCTTGCTGAAAGTGATTACCCTAAAGAAAAATTACAGTTGATTTCTATTGATGACGGAAGCCAAGATAATACCTGGCAATGGATGCAAAAAGCTAAAGAAGTATTAGGTGATCGTGTTTCGATTTACCAACAACCTAAAAACAAAGGAAAAAGGCACGCATTATACCGTGGATTTAATTTAGCAACAGGAGAAGTATTTATAACTGTTGATAGTGATTCTATAGTTAAAAAAGATACGTTGCGTCTTATGGCAAGTCCTTTTGTTGTAAATAAAGAGTGTGGGGCTGTAGCAGGAAATGTACGTGTATTAAACAAAGAAAAAGCTGTAATTCCACGCATGCTAAATGTGAGTTTTGCCTTTAGTTTCGAATTTATCCGTTCTGCACAAAGTAGATTAGGTTCTGTATTATGTACACCAGGTGCTTTATCTGCTTATCGCAGAGAAGCAGTCTTCAATTGTCTTCAAGACTGGATTAATCAAACTTTTATGGGGGAAGTTTCAAAAATTGGCGAAGATCGCGCAATGACTAATATGATTTTGAAACAAGGTTATAAAGTATTTTTTCAGCGAGAGGCATACGTTTATACCAATACTCCAGAGCGCTACAAAAACCTATCAAAAATGTTTATCCGTTGGGAGAGAAGTAACATTCGTGAGAATATTGCTATGAGTAAATTTGCCTTTACAAATTTTAGAAAAGAATCCAAAATTGGTACCAGAGTACTACTCTTAAACCAATGGTTAAAAATGATAGCTGCCTATCCAGCTACGTTGTTAATGTTATTTTTTATATGTACTTATCCACTATTATTCCTTAGTTCTACATTAGTGAGTATACTGGTTTTTTCGAGCATACAAGCTTTATTTTATGCCAAAAAGCATACTATATCTGAGTCTTTTTGGGCTTATCCATATAGTATTTTTTATGCCTTTACGCTATTTTGGATTACTCCTTATGCAATAGCTACAGCTGGTAGAAGTGGTTGGTTGACACGAGACTTAAACGAAGAGGAATTAAAGAAACAACAGGTTGTTACAGTAACACTTAGTAATTAG
- a CDS encoding response regulator, with product MIKVVIAEDHQALIDGILSYLEYEDDIKVIGYANDGEALLEIIQRDIPSIVLCDIRMPKMDGITVTKLLRNKYPEIRIIAFTMFDQEEAIRQMLEAGAVGYILKNSPLQIVLEAIRTVAEGKTYFDKKIHLPSAEKNTSKSVLSSREKEILGLIARGKTSHEIADQLFIGKSTVDTHRKNMIRKLGLNGAGELLRFALERKYDF from the coding sequence ATGATTAAGGTAGTTATCGCAGAAGATCATCAGGCACTTATAGATGGAATCCTATCTTATCTTGAATATGAAGACGATATCAAGGTGATAGGTTATGCTAATGATGGAGAAGCCTTGCTAGAAATTATTCAAAGAGATATTCCTTCGATAGTACTCTGTGATATCAGAATGCCAAAAATGGATGGGATTACAGTAACCAAACTTCTTCGAAATAAGTATCCCGAAATCAGGATAATTGCATTTACGATGTTTGATCAGGAAGAAGCAATCCGGCAGATGTTAGAAGCTGGAGCAGTAGGGTATATCCTAAAAAACTCTCCTTTACAAATAGTTTTAGAAGCCATACGTACAGTTGCAGAAGGAAAAACCTATTTTGATAAGAAAATCCATCTGCCTTCTGCCGAAAAGAATACCTCCAAAAGTGTTTTATCCTCTCGTGAAAAGGAAATTTTGGGCTTAATTGCCAGAGGTAAGACGTCACATGAAATTGCAGATCAACTTTTTATAGGAAAGAGCACAGTAGATACGCATCGTAAGAATATGATTCGAAAATTAGGACTCAATGGAGCAGGGGAGTTACTTAGGTTTGCCCTGGAAAGGAAATATGATTTTTGA
- a CDS encoding sensor histidine kinase yields the protein MGHAKKDVTDFDTFFYHLKNLELNEAKEDIASVPDGKASELLTVLLDLLYDAGQTTNESYYDSVQLGDSTEINNSLYLLLQGYKELYYHPMQAKAYQYFSDGYVLAKKMKYKPLEKQFLLGLLELYHSEILQSNQQYISYLSDFENLIEDDIDRFWFLLYTSILDSKTISEIDQLSSSSLNKLALLVSNTNEISDVLLTKFYYEKAVYYGFDRNFKDARVYYDKVIPHVKKPFLKYMAFGSFIRLGVMDSEEGNLNNALKHLDSASSYIDSRDTLKSFFYIDRYKADFYARSKQYDSAYVSLNKSLDAEYQLQYRKNSLEISRMNVLYETEKKERQLLEERQKTKQNQNFLIIALVVIGLGSLVAILLQKNTSKKQKLAEQEREIQKRKVATLLKEQELLSIDAMIEGQEKERQRVANELHDDLGSLMATVRLYFENIKVDKKDNSLEKASELLEEAYQKIRGMAHSKNSGVIASQGLIPAVMKMARSISETNTIVLEVHNFGMEERMENSLELTIFRIIQELVTNIVKHAEATTGSIQFTKHEESLNILIEDNGKGFEFSKIEASSEGIGLYNIEKRIEHLEGNFTIDSTPGKGTSIIIDIPL from the coding sequence ATGGGGCATGCTAAAAAAGATGTAACCGATTTCGATACGTTCTTCTATCATCTTAAAAATTTGGAATTGAATGAAGCGAAAGAAGATATAGCATCTGTACCAGATGGTAAAGCATCAGAATTATTAACAGTTTTGTTGGATTTGCTATATGATGCTGGACAAACAACGAATGAATCGTACTATGATAGTGTACAATTAGGAGACTCTACCGAAATTAATAACAGTTTATATCTACTGCTGCAAGGCTACAAAGAATTGTATTATCACCCTATGCAAGCAAAAGCTTATCAGTATTTTAGTGATGGATATGTTCTTGCAAAAAAGATGAAATATAAACCACTAGAAAAACAGTTTCTTCTTGGTTTATTAGAATTGTATCATTCTGAAATCCTACAAAGCAATCAGCAGTATATTTCTTATTTATCAGATTTTGAAAATTTGATTGAAGATGATATTGATAGGTTTTGGTTTCTCCTATATACCTCTATTTTAGATTCAAAAACGATAAGTGAGATAGATCAATTATCTTCTTCTAGCCTTAATAAACTAGCTCTTTTGGTATCAAATACAAATGAGATAAGTGATGTTCTTCTTACAAAATTTTATTACGAAAAAGCTGTTTATTATGGTTTCGATAGGAATTTCAAAGATGCACGAGTTTATTATGACAAGGTGATCCCTCATGTCAAAAAACCATTTTTGAAATATATGGCTTTTGGCTCTTTTATACGATTAGGAGTTATGGATAGTGAGGAGGGAAATTTAAATAATGCGCTCAAGCATTTAGATTCTGCCAGTAGCTATATTGATAGTCGAGACACGCTAAAAAGTTTTTTTTATATAGATAGATATAAGGCAGATTTTTATGCCAGATCAAAACAATACGATTCGGCTTATGTTTCACTAAATAAGTCACTTGATGCAGAATATCAATTACAATATCGAAAAAACTCTCTCGAAATTTCTCGGATGAATGTCCTGTATGAGACTGAAAAAAAAGAAAGACAGCTATTGGAAGAACGTCAAAAGACAAAACAAAATCAAAATTTCCTGATCATAGCTCTGGTAGTTATTGGTTTGGGGAGCCTGGTAGCTATTTTGCTTCAAAAAAATACTTCAAAAAAACAAAAGCTTGCAGAACAAGAACGTGAGATTCAAAAGCGAAAAGTAGCAACATTACTAAAAGAACAGGAGCTGTTAAGTATTGATGCCATGATTGAAGGGCAGGAAAAAGAACGACAACGAGTAGCAAATGAGTTGCATGATGACTTAGGAAGTTTGATGGCTACAGTTAGGCTTTATTTTGAAAACATTAAAGTTGATAAAAAAGATAATTCTCTAGAAAAAGCGAGTGAGTTGTTAGAAGAAGCATATCAGAAAATACGAGGAATGGCTCATTCTAAAAATTCTGGAGTTATTGCCTCTCAAGGGTTAATTCCAGCAGTGATGAAGATGGCCAGGTCCATTTCAGAAACAAATACAATAGTGTTGGAAGTTCATAATTTTGGTATGGAAGAACGGATGGAAAATTCTTTAGAGCTAACTATTTTTAGAATTATCCAGGAACTGGTGACAAATATTGTTAAACATGCAGAAGCAACTACCGGAAGCATACAATTTACAAAGCATGAAGAAAGTTTAAATATTTTAATCGAAGATAACGGAAAAGGTTTTGAGTTCTCAAAAATAGAGGCCTCTTCTGAAGGGATTGGTCTATATAATATTGAAAAACGAATAGAACATTTGGAAGGTAATTTTACAATTGATAGTACTCCTGGAAAAGGCACTTCCATTATAATCGATATACCATTATGA